One genomic region from Acidobacteriota bacterium encodes:
- the dnaE gene encoding DNA polymerase III subunit alpha — translation MTKQFVHLHLHTDYSLLDGAIKIGPLAKRAAEMQMPAVAITDHGNLYGSLSFYHKMKAVGVKPIIGIEAYITRGSRHDRGNDNLQPGEKGTNHIVLLAKDLEGYHNLVKLSSFAFTEGFWRKPRIDKELLAQHSAGLIGLSACISGVPPALLLRDKFDEAVAAATEFQDILGKGNYYLEIQEHGLDAQRRIRKPMVELSKKTGVPLVGTNDSHYLNAADVKAHDALLCIGRGKKISEISTPIYGTPNFYFTSADEMWGLFGEEPQLLQNTLEIAEKCNLEFPKTIDQVPVYPVPEGFTIESYFEKTAWDGFETRYQEVWLALEGAGSLRYSVTKYKERLAHEIATIKKMGFPGYFLIVWDFINYAKKNGIPVGPGRGSAAGSLVAYCMKITDVDPLQYDLLFERFLNPERVSMPDVDVDFCVRGRAEVINYVSDLYGRQNVAQIITFGTMASRAVVKDVGRVLGMDYGEVEKVAKMIPPPVRGRNVSIEDAIAQNPDLKQAIETNEKVAELIEVARKLEGNARHTSVHAAGVVISPRPIHELIPVCKGQNDELTTQFVMSDLEKTGMLKMDFLALTTLTIIEDCLRSIEREHGHRPDLAKIPLNDEKSLKLFSDGLLNAVFQFESSGMVEICRKMRPQGLEDLSALNALYRPGPLDGGMVDDYIDRRHGRKKVTYIVPQMKDILENTYGILVYQEQIMQLAQKLAGYSLGEADLMRRAMGKKKKEEMAAHEEKFINGTIERGIAKEKAATVFNLMAQFADYGFNRSHSFAYAYLAYQTAFLKAHYPTHFYAAVLSNEASNTEKLSRYISEMKSFGIQVLPPDVNTSHEGFTAVGNAVRFGLAAIKGIGSSAVQMIIQARADGPFRSIFDFAERVDSRAANKRVFESLIKAGAFDFQAANRAAMLAAVDRAIENGTRAQKDKASGQTGLFAVFTEADNPESVDPPLTEVKPWSRRELLAYEKDALGFYASGHPLEDYSESIQSLTNTDAGNLTEREDGEIIALGGMVVDLAIKTTKKGDRFALFRIEDQFGSIKIVCWPESFNRYKTLLQTDMVLLVKGKLELTDEGAATIFAQEIQQLENARAGVAKAFVVKLPEETVGDDLLAELGELLGARQGPTPVFFDLKTAEQSLIRVRANQFLRVQVTPKLIEGIGQICSKWEVVLE, via the coding sequence ATGACTAAACAGTTTGTCCACCTACATCTGCACACTGATTATAGCTTGCTTGATGGGGCCATCAAGATCGGTCCGCTTGCTAAGCGAGCGGCAGAGATGCAAATGCCCGCAGTGGCGATTACCGACCACGGGAATCTTTATGGCTCACTCTCCTTTTACCACAAAATGAAAGCTGTGGGTGTGAAGCCCATTATTGGAATTGAAGCCTATATCACACGAGGTAGCAGGCATGATCGTGGTAACGATAATTTACAGCCAGGCGAAAAAGGCACGAATCATATTGTGCTTTTGGCCAAAGACCTTGAGGGGTATCACAATTTAGTCAAGCTTTCTTCCTTCGCTTTTACTGAAGGTTTCTGGCGCAAGCCAAGGATTGATAAGGAATTGTTGGCTCAGCACAGCGCTGGCCTGATTGGATTGTCAGCCTGTATTAGCGGTGTCCCGCCAGCCCTTCTTTTACGCGACAAATTTGATGAGGCCGTGGCTGCTGCGACTGAATTTCAAGACATCCTCGGCAAAGGAAATTACTACTTGGAAATTCAGGAGCATGGGCTTGATGCACAGCGCCGTATCCGAAAGCCCATGGTTGAGTTATCAAAGAAGACGGGTGTGCCGTTGGTTGGCACGAACGACTCCCATTACTTAAATGCGGCGGATGTGAAGGCGCACGATGCGCTGCTTTGTATTGGCCGTGGCAAAAAGATCAGCGAAATCAGTACCCCGATATATGGGACTCCCAATTTTTACTTCACTAGCGCGGACGAGATGTGGGGACTTTTTGGCGAAGAACCTCAGCTTTTACAGAATACCTTGGAGATCGCCGAAAAATGCAACTTGGAATTTCCGAAAACCATTGATCAGGTTCCTGTTTACCCCGTACCGGAAGGGTTCACCATTGAAAGCTATTTTGAGAAGACTGCTTGGGATGGATTCGAAACAAGGTATCAAGAGGTTTGGCTGGCTTTAGAGGGTGCCGGGTCGTTGCGCTACTCCGTGACGAAATATAAGGAGCGCTTGGCCCACGAGATCGCTACGATTAAAAAGATGGGGTTTCCCGGATATTTTCTGATTGTCTGGGACTTCATAAACTACGCGAAGAAAAATGGAATACCTGTAGGACCAGGAAGAGGTTCTGCTGCTGGCAGCTTGGTCGCGTATTGCATGAAGATCACGGACGTTGACCCGCTTCAGTATGATCTACTCTTCGAGCGATTTCTGAATCCGGAGCGCGTAAGTATGCCAGACGTTGACGTTGATTTCTGTGTGCGAGGGCGCGCTGAAGTCATAAATTACGTGAGCGACCTTTACGGGCGTCAAAATGTAGCTCAAATCATCACTTTTGGGACAATGGCATCACGCGCAGTCGTTAAGGATGTTGGTCGGGTTTTGGGAATGGATTATGGCGAGGTGGAAAAAGTCGCCAAGATGATCCCACCACCTGTACGTGGTCGGAACGTTTCTATTGAGGATGCGATTGCTCAAAATCCTGACTTGAAGCAGGCCATTGAAACCAACGAGAAGGTTGCTGAGTTGATTGAAGTAGCGCGTAAGTTGGAAGGTAACGCGCGGCACACCTCCGTTCACGCTGCCGGCGTGGTCATCTCCCCTAGGCCTATTCATGAATTGATCCCGGTCTGCAAAGGGCAGAACGACGAGCTCACCACGCAATTTGTCATGTCCGATCTTGAAAAGACGGGCATGCTCAAGATGGACTTTTTGGCGTTGACGACGTTGACGATTATCGAAGACTGTCTGCGCTCGATTGAACGGGAGCATGGACATCGGCCAGACTTGGCCAAGATACCCTTAAATGATGAAAAGTCCCTGAAGCTATTCTCTGACGGATTGCTGAATGCGGTGTTCCAGTTTGAAAGCTCCGGCATGGTCGAAATTTGCCGGAAGATGCGTCCGCAAGGATTGGAGGATCTTTCTGCGCTCAACGCGCTTTATCGCCCTGGCCCACTCGATGGTGGCATGGTGGACGATTACATTGACCGTCGGCACGGACGCAAAAAAGTTACCTATATTGTGCCGCAAATGAAGGACATCCTGGAAAATACCTATGGCATTCTCGTTTACCAGGAACAGATCATGCAGTTGGCGCAAAAGCTGGCAGGCTACTCGCTAGGCGAAGCTGACCTGATGCGCCGGGCCATGGGCAAAAAGAAGAAGGAAGAGATGGCGGCCCACGAAGAGAAATTTATCAATGGCACCATTGAGCGTGGGATTGCCAAGGAGAAAGCCGCCACTGTCTTTAACTTGATGGCGCAGTTTGCCGATTATGGATTTAACCGCTCGCATTCGTTTGCTTACGCATACCTTGCCTATCAAACAGCCTTTCTCAAAGCCCACTACCCTACTCATTTTTACGCGGCAGTGCTCTCCAACGAAGCCTCGAACACCGAGAAATTATCGCGTTATATCAGTGAGATGAAGTCCTTTGGAATTCAGGTTCTGCCACCGGATGTCAATACCAGTCACGAAGGCTTTACGGCGGTCGGCAATGCCGTTCGGTTCGGGTTGGCGGCGATCAAGGGCATCGGTTCCAGTGCTGTGCAGATGATTATTCAGGCACGCGCCGATGGGCCATTCCGCTCAATTTTTGATTTTGCTGAACGTGTTGATTCACGGGCTGCGAACAAGCGCGTCTTTGAATCGCTAATCAAAGCGGGGGCCTTCGATTTTCAAGCGGCCAATCGTGCGGCGATGTTGGCCGCAGTGGATCGTGCGATTGAAAATGGCACTCGGGCACAAAAGGATAAGGCCTCCGGGCAAACAGGATTATTCGCTGTTTTTACCGAGGCTGATAATCCTGAATCAGTTGATCCACCATTGACTGAAGTCAAGCCCTGGAGCCGTAGGGAGCTGCTGGCATACGAAAAAGATGCACTAGGATTCTATGCCAGTGGGCACCCCTTAGAAGACTACTCCGAATCCATCCAAAGCCTGACGAACACGGATGCTGGAAACCTCACCGAGCGTGAAGATGGCGAGATCATCGCGTTGGGCGGCATGGTTGTTGATTTGGCGATCAAGACCACCAAGAAGGGTGACCGCTTTGCATTGTTTCGCATTGAAGATCAATTCGGTTCGATCAAGATTGTTTGCTGGCCAGAATCTTTCAACAGGTACAAGACCTTATTGCAAACAGAC
- a CDS encoding DUF465 domain-containing protein, with protein sequence MSIPATETSLKEFLLANDEHYRALASEHHQYDERLHELSELSFPNTDEQMEEILLKKKKLHLKDQMEAIVHKYKSSNTSH encoded by the coding sequence ATGAGCATTCCAGCAACTGAAACATCCTTGAAAGAATTTCTTCTCGCTAATGACGAGCATTATCGTGCTTTGGCGAGTGAACATCATCAATACGATGAACGATTACATGAACTTTCCGAATTATCCTTCCCAAACACTGATGAACAAATGGAAGAGATATTGCTTAAAAAGAAAAAGCTCCATCTGAAAGATCAGATGGAGGCTATCGTCCATAAGTATAAGTCGAGCAATACCTCGCATTAA
- the guaA gene encoding glutamine-hydrolyzing GMP synthase yields MSNSFETIVILDFGSQYTQLIARRIRELGVYCEIHPYNQSTELLKQRNLKGVILSGGPSSVYDKDAPHSSVEVLHLGAPVLGICYGLQLLSYFLGGRVEPSARREFGAATIRITATSPLFANVPTEFPVWMSHGDHVTVAPPGFEVLAASENSLGAVACTAKSWYGIQFHPEVAHTPDGSHILENFVKSICGCKGDWTSESFIEDAIRQIRAQVGEGRAICGLSGGVDSSVAAALVSKAIGKRLTCVFVDNGVLRKHEFEDVLKAFKQIDDLQIVGVAAGGRFLNSLKAESDPERKRKIIGNEFIEVFQEEAVKLGEVDFLVQGTLYPDVIESQSVKGPSAVIKSHHNVGGLPEKMHLKLIEPLRELFKDEVRAVGRALGLSSDLVDRHPFPGPGLAVRILGDIDADKVRVLQDADQIIQEEVCDAGLYHKLWQVFAVLLPVRTVGVMGDQRTYENVIAIRAVESQDGMTADWSRLPYDLLARLSQRIISEVRGVNRVVYDISSKPPSTIEWE; encoded by the coding sequence GTGTCCAATTCATTCGAAACTATTGTGATACTGGACTTCGGCTCGCAATACACGCAGTTGATCGCCCGGCGCATTCGAGAACTGGGGGTCTATTGCGAAATCCACCCCTACAATCAATCAACCGAACTGCTGAAACAAAGAAATCTCAAGGGGGTCATTTTATCCGGCGGGCCGAGTTCTGTGTATGACAAGGATGCTCCGCATTCGTCCGTTGAGGTTTTGCATCTAGGTGCTCCGGTTCTCGGCATTTGTTATGGCTTACAACTGCTCAGCTACTTTCTTGGCGGACGGGTTGAACCTTCGGCCCGGCGTGAATTCGGTGCCGCAACGATACGCATTACAGCTACCAGCCCCTTATTTGCTAATGTTCCAACCGAATTTCCGGTTTGGATGAGTCATGGAGATCACGTCACAGTTGCGCCGCCAGGGTTTGAAGTGCTTGCCGCAAGTGAGAATTCGTTGGGGGCAGTGGCTTGCACCGCCAAATCCTGGTATGGGATTCAGTTTCACCCTGAGGTCGCGCACACGCCTGATGGCAGCCACATTCTAGAGAATTTTGTCAAAAGCATCTGTGGCTGTAAGGGGGATTGGACGTCTGAGTCCTTCATCGAAGATGCAATTCGACAGATTCGTGCGCAAGTTGGCGAGGGGAGGGCTATTTGCGGCCTTTCCGGCGGGGTTGATTCTTCAGTAGCCGCAGCGCTGGTCTCAAAAGCTATAGGCAAACGCTTAACCTGTGTCTTTGTTGATAATGGGGTCTTACGTAAGCACGAATTTGAGGATGTGCTTAAGGCGTTTAAGCAAATTGATGATTTGCAAATCGTCGGAGTCGCGGCGGGGGGGCGCTTTTTGAATTCGCTTAAAGCAGAATCTGACCCGGAGCGCAAACGAAAGATCATCGGCAATGAATTTATCGAAGTGTTTCAGGAAGAAGCCGTCAAATTGGGTGAGGTTGATTTTTTGGTGCAAGGAACGCTCTATCCCGATGTGATTGAGTCACAATCGGTTAAAGGGCCGTCGGCAGTGATCAAGAGTCATCACAATGTGGGCGGTTTGCCTGAAAAGATGCACCTTAAACTTATAGAACCATTACGCGAACTGTTTAAGGATGAGGTCAGGGCTGTTGGTCGTGCGCTGGGGCTTTCTTCTGATTTGGTAGATCGTCACCCTTTTCCAGGCCCAGGCTTAGCCGTAAGAATATTGGGCGATATTGACGCGGATAAAGTTCGGGTCTTACAAGATGCGGATCAGATAATTCAGGAAGAAGTGTGTGATGCTGGCCTCTATCATAAACTATGGCAAGTGTTTGCTGTTTTGTTGCCAGTACGCACGGTTGGCGTTATGGGAGATCAGCGCACCTATGAAAACGTTATCGCCATCCGCGCAGTTGAAAGCCAAGATGGAATGACGGCAGACTGGTCGCGCTTACCTTATGACTTGCTCGCGCGGCTTAGTCAAAGGATTATCAGTGAGGTGCGGGGGGTTAATCGAGTTGTTTACGATATTAGTTCAAAGCCTCCGAGTACGATTGAGTGGGAATAG
- the tsaB gene encoding tRNA (adenosine(37)-N6)-threonylcarbamoyltransferase complex dimerization subunit type 1 TsaB, which translates to MDGKIVLAVDTTAALASYAVARNRTLIAALCNESQAPHSQSFFGNLQTLLTKAGLSLTQIDLFAGVTGPGSFTGLRVGLSALKGLAQAAQCRILGVNTIDLTALSVGVPGEFIVVLEAGRNEVIVAKRSVSHRMPIQTIAPDVVVPITELSELLSAETSGASIIGPESLRSTLNYLQRCEWPESSLAVTLALYADDFLENDPNPELHAYYLRPSDAEIKYAKKSI; encoded by the coding sequence ATGGATGGGAAAATTGTACTTGCTGTGGATACAACGGCAGCCCTGGCTAGTTATGCTGTGGCAAGAAACCGCACGTTAATCGCTGCGCTATGCAATGAAAGCCAGGCCCCACATTCACAATCGTTTTTTGGTAATTTGCAAACTCTATTAACTAAGGCGGGATTAAGCCTAACGCAAATAGATCTTTTTGCCGGAGTCACCGGGCCTGGTAGTTTTACCGGGCTGCGAGTTGGGCTTTCTGCTCTCAAGGGCTTAGCCCAAGCCGCACAGTGCCGCATTCTGGGAGTGAATACCATTGATCTTACCGCCCTTTCAGTAGGCGTGCCGGGTGAATTTATCGTGGTGCTTGAGGCAGGCAGAAATGAAGTCATTGTTGCGAAACGGTCTGTAAGCCATCGTATGCCCATTCAAACGATCGCGCCCGATGTGGTCGTGCCTATTACTGAATTGTCAGAACTTCTGAGTGCAGAAACTTCGGGCGCTTCGATAATTGGCCCGGAGTCCCTTCGGTCTACCCTTAACTATTTGCAGCGATGCGAATGGCCGGAATCATCGCTGGCAGTCACGCTCGCACTGTACGCGGATGACTTTCTTGAAAATGACCCCAATCCCGAACTGCATGCTTATTACCTCAGACCTTCAGACGCAGAGATCAAATATGCAAAAAAAAGCATATAA
- a CDS encoding Uma2 family endonuclease yields the protein MGTNLTRVISTQLLGTPCQVFSKDTKVRSGPLPERFNSTKGLFSYPDVVVVCGKLQLLDEHRDVLLNPTVIIEVTSPTTEHFDRTENGCAINAGY from the coding sequence ATCGGTACCAACCTTACGCGCGTCATCAGTACGCAGTTGCTGGGCACCCCTTGCCAAGTTTTCAGCAAGGACACCAAAGTCCGCAGCGGCCCATTACCAGAGCGTTTCAATTCAACCAAAGGACTGTTTTCTTATCCTGATGTGGTTGTCGTTTGCGGCAAGCTGCAACTCCTGGACGAACATCGCGACGTGTTGCTCAATCCGACGGTCATCATTGAGGTCACTTCCCCAACCACCGAGCATTTTGACCGCACGGAAAATGGATGCGCTATCAACGCTGGCTACTGA
- the pssA gene encoding CDP-diacylglycerol--serine O-phosphatidyltransferase has protein sequence MTNTSETNLGNPPRRGIRKGIYIIPSAFTIGNILCGFYAVINSAKAFQNLAAPEAAHLFDKAAIAIGVAVLFDGLDGRIARMTKTTSEFGVELDSIADVVTFGVAPAVLAYTWGYGSTIGLEKWSWAISFFFLICGALRLARFNVMARSPKFAQPGNTPKLDKRYFVGLPIPPAAGMLAAVVHFAPLPIAMYSPPQKEFLSWSLLAGMGFLAVLMVSTLRYTSFKDIGFQSNKPFIALPLFSLLLALIWFHSQLMLLVLSFGYVIHGPLLKLLGLFGRLRQPSKSKTNEASGSIEV, from the coding sequence TTGACGAATACAAGTGAAACGAATCTAGGCAATCCCCCGCGCCGAGGCATTCGGAAAGGTATCTATATCATTCCGAGTGCATTCACTATTGGGAATATCTTGTGCGGATTTTACGCAGTGATAAACTCTGCCAAAGCTTTTCAAAACCTGGCCGCTCCGGAAGCGGCGCACCTTTTTGATAAGGCCGCGATTGCGATTGGGGTCGCTGTCCTTTTCGATGGCTTAGATGGCCGAATTGCCCGCATGACAAAGACCACCAGTGAATTTGGCGTTGAATTGGACAGTATCGCGGATGTGGTGACGTTCGGAGTTGCTCCTGCAGTTTTGGCCTACACCTGGGGGTATGGCTCAACGATCGGCCTGGAAAAATGGAGTTGGGCCATCTCGTTTTTTTTCCTGATTTGCGGAGCTTTGCGCCTGGCCCGATTCAATGTGATGGCGAGGTCTCCGAAATTTGCTCAACCCGGCAATACTCCTAAGCTGGATAAACGTTATTTTGTTGGCTTACCCATCCCCCCAGCCGCAGGAATGCTGGCTGCTGTAGTTCATTTTGCCCCTTTGCCGATTGCCATGTATTCGCCACCACAAAAAGAGTTCTTGAGTTGGTCACTACTTGCAGGGATGGGGTTCTTAGCTGTCTTAATGGTGAGTACGTTACGGTATACCAGTTTTAAAGACATTGGCTTTCAATCAAACAAGCCATTTATCGCCCTTCCGCTTTTCTCTCTCTTATTGGCTTTGATCTGGTTTCACTCTCAACTGATGCTGTTGGTACTGAGTTTTGGGTATGTCATCCACGGCCCGCTTTTGAAATTACTAGGATTGTTTGGGCGCCTGCGGCAACCGTCTAAAAGCAAGACGAATGAAGCATCTGGCTCTATCGAAGTATAA
- a CDS encoding GNAT family N-acetyltransferase, with product MQKKAYKIELLSAPDVAAACQLEIDSGLQSLGEAALLRRVSNSQSLLLTAIEVHDSGSSRSLIGMFSGYIVPDELEVDSLVVAATARRQGIGLALMTVAIRQAWQCGVRQAFLEVRESNLAATCLYKSIGFVLVGKRRDYYRDPPEDALLFRLEILDAEHDLNLRLS from the coding sequence ATGCAAAAAAAAGCATATAAAATTGAACTGCTCTCAGCGCCCGACGTTGCCGCCGCTTGCCAACTCGAAATTGATTCAGGACTGCAAAGTCTAGGTGAAGCGGCTCTATTGCGGCGGGTCTCCAATTCTCAATCATTGCTTTTAACTGCTATAGAAGTCCATGATTCGGGATCTTCCAGAAGCTTAATTGGGATGTTTTCGGGGTATATTGTTCCTGATGAATTGGAAGTGGACAGCTTGGTAGTGGCTGCTACTGCACGCCGACAGGGAATTGGGTTGGCTCTGATGACAGTAGCCATTAGGCAGGCTTGGCAGTGCGGAGTCAGACAAGCGTTTTTAGAAGTCCGGGAAAGCAATTTGGCAGCAACCTGTTTATACAAATCCATCGGATTCGTACTGGTTGGCAAACGACGTGATTATTACAGAGACCCGCCAGAAGACGCACTCCTTTTTCGACTTGAGATTTTGGACGCAGAGCACGATTTGAATTTGAGACTATCTTGA
- the mutS gene encoding DNA mismatch repair protein MutS, with amino-acid sequence MRSTEKAPQLTPMLRQYHEIKRQYPGTLLFFRLGDFYELFYDDALIGSREMEITLTARHKERGSPVPMCGVPYHAAANYIAKLVKKGYRVAICDQAEPAQTAKLVRREVVRVITPGTALENQLLESKQNNYLASVCGSGEGMGLALLDISTGEFLTTQFRGAEAWQQLQEQLAIFAPKEIILPHSLSPLFAKPKSAEPAHTSVIPTETTNPQISSESKTTPLSDYRTASEQAALTHLDDWLFGFEHAESLLRTQLEVISLDGFGLAGKTFAICAAGAAVHYVNETQRAQATHLSEITFFEQHDALILDAPTVSNLELVSASNGSTEGSLFGILDETMTGMGARLLRQWLLRPSVKLGEINTRLDAVEELKTAPIKRDQIRRQLEPMGDLERLAGKVTLGRANARDLVALRQSLEVIPTLHHTIAESRTSLLQVLAEGLDELEDVRTLITEAVAEEPPAASNEPGMIRAGYNPELDELRNLAQSGKSYIAAIEARERGRSGIASLKVKYNNVFGYFIEVSNSHKDKVPSEYERKQTLVNAERFTTPELKEYEIKVLGAEDRIIQLEIELFSSIRQSIAREVKRIQAVARVLAALDCLTSLAEVAARRNYTRPALHEGDEIKIMGGRHAVIETLGERFVPNDLLVNNTTDRLLIITGPNMGGKSVFLKQTALIVILAQIGSFVPAASASLALVDRIFTRVGASDNLALGRSTFMVEMTETSNILNTATPRSLVLLDEVGRGTATFDGLSLAWAIAEYLHDHGQHNAKTLFATHYHELTELAKLRPGVRNYQVAVSEAGGDIVFLRRVVPGSASKSYGIEVARLAGLPKTVIERAREILTNLEQNELDVTGKPKFARHLKKPSKHVNQLSLLDPPPDESET; translated from the coding sequence ATGAGATCAACCGAAAAGGCTCCACAGCTTACTCCCATGCTAAGGCAATATCACGAGATAAAAAGACAGTACCCCGGAACGCTACTTTTTTTTCGTTTGGGTGACTTTTACGAGTTGTTCTACGACGATGCTTTAATCGGTTCGCGCGAGATGGAAATCACGTTGACGGCACGCCACAAGGAGCGCGGCTCGCCCGTGCCGATGTGCGGAGTACCCTATCACGCGGCGGCCAATTACATTGCCAAGCTGGTCAAGAAAGGCTACCGCGTGGCAATTTGCGACCAAGCCGAACCGGCACAAACCGCCAAACTGGTCAGACGCGAGGTCGTGCGCGTGATCACGCCCGGCACGGCGCTGGAAAACCAGTTACTAGAAAGTAAGCAGAACAATTATCTGGCTTCAGTCTGCGGGTCGGGCGAGGGGATGGGTTTGGCCTTGCTGGATATTTCTACCGGCGAATTCCTGACCACACAGTTTCGCGGAGCCGAAGCGTGGCAACAGCTTCAGGAGCAACTGGCGATTTTTGCGCCGAAAGAGATCATCCTGCCGCACTCCCTGTCACCTCTCTTTGCCAAACCAAAAAGTGCCGAACCCGCGCACACATCAGTCATCCCAACGGAAACAACCAATCCCCAAATATCAAGCGAATCAAAAACCACCCCGTTATCAGACTATCGAACTGCCAGCGAACAGGCGGCCTTGACCCATTTGGACGATTGGCTGTTCGGCTTTGAGCATGCGGAGTCTTTGTTGCGCACCCAATTGGAAGTGATTTCACTGGACGGGTTCGGGTTAGCGGGCAAAACCTTTGCCATCTGCGCGGCGGGTGCTGCGGTACATTATGTCAACGAAACGCAGCGCGCACAGGCGACGCATTTGAGCGAGATCACATTCTTCGAGCAACACGACGCGCTGATTCTCGACGCACCGACGGTCAGTAATTTGGAGTTGGTCAGTGCTTCCAACGGCAGTACTGAGGGGAGCCTGTTTGGAATTCTGGATGAAACGATGACCGGGATGGGGGCGCGGTTGTTGCGGCAATGGCTATTGCGGCCGTCGGTCAAGCTGGGCGAGATCAACACGCGTCTGGATGCGGTCGAGGAATTGAAAACCGCGCCGATCAAACGCGATCAGATTCGGCGGCAGTTGGAGCCGATGGGCGACCTGGAACGGCTGGCCGGCAAGGTCACGCTGGGGCGGGCGAATGCGCGCGATCTGGTGGCGTTGCGGCAATCGCTGGAGGTCATTCCCACGCTGCACCACACCATCGCCGAATCGCGGACTTCCCTGTTGCAGGTGTTGGCCGAAGGGCTGGATGAATTGGAAGACGTGCGTACCCTGATCACCGAAGCCGTCGCCGAGGAACCGCCCGCCGCCAGTAATGAGCCGGGGATGATCCGCGCAGGGTACAACCCTGAACTGGATGAGTTGCGGAATCTGGCGCAGAGCGGCAAAAGCTACATCGCGGCCATCGAAGCGCGCGAGCGGGGCCGTTCAGGTATCGCTTCACTCAAGGTTAAGTATAACAATGTCTTTGGTTACTTTATCGAGGTTAGTAATTCACATAAAGATAAAGTCCCATCTGAATATGAGCGCAAGCAAACTCTTGTGAATGCAGAACGGTTTACAACACCTGAGCTAAAAGAATATGAAATTAAGGTTTTAGGCGCGGAAGATCGCATCATTCAATTGGAAATAGAGCTATTTAGCTCGATTCGCCAGAGCATCGCTCGCGAGGTCAAACGCATTCAGGCCGTGGCCCGCGTTTTGGCGGCGCTGGACTGCCTGACTTCGCTGGCCGAGGTCGCGGCGCGGCGCAATTACACCCGGCCCGCACTGCACGAAGGCGATGAGATCAAGATCATGGGCGGGCGCCACGCGGTCATTGAGACGCTGGGCGAACGCTTTGTGCCGAATGACCTGCTGGTCAACAACACGACCGACCGGTTGCTGATCATCACCGGGCCGAATATGGGCGGCAAATCGGTCTTCCTGAAACAGACCGCCCTGATCGTCATCCTGGCGCAGATAGGCAGCTTCGTACCCGCCGCATCGGCTTCGTTGGCGCTGGTGGATCGCATCTTCACGCGGGTGGGCGCGTCGGACAATCTGGCGCTGGGCCGTTCAACCTTTATGGTAGAGATGACCGAGACCTCGAACATCCTCAACACCGCCACGCCGCGCAGCTTGGTGCTGCTGGACGAGGTCGGACGCGGGACGGCGACCTTCGACGGATTGTCGCTGGCCTGGGCGATTGCCGAATACCTGCACGACCACGGCCAGCACAATGCCAAGACGCTCTTCGCCACGCACTACCACGAACTAACCGAACTGGCGAAGCTGCGCCCCGGCGTGCGCAATTATCAGGTCGCCGTGTCCGAAGCCGGCGGCGACATCGTCTTCCTGCGCCGCGTCGTGCCGGGGAGCGCGAGCAAAAGCTACGGTATAGAAGTCGCACGGTTGGCCGGGTTGCCGAAAACGGTGATCGAACGGGCGCGGGAGATTCTGACGAATTTGGAGCAGAACGAACTGGATGTGACTGGCAAACCGAAGTTCGCGCGGCATTTGAAGAAACCCAGCAAGCACGTCAATCAACTTTCGTTGCTTGATCCGCCGCCCGATGAAAGCGAAACGTAA